The stretch of DNA GCGGTGTAGGCGCCGGTGGAGAGGTATTTCCAGCCGCCGTCGGCGACGATGAAGGCGATGTCGGCGCTCTCCCCCGCCTTGACCGCCTTGGCGCCGATACCGAGGGCGGCATGGAGTGAGGCACCGGTGGAGATGCCCGCGAAGATGCCCTCCTGCTGGAGGAGTTCACGGGTCCTGGAGACCGCGTTGTCGGAGCCGACGGAGAACCGGCTGGTCAGGATGGACTCGTCGTACAGCTCGGGGACGAACCCCTCATCGAGGTTGCGCAGCCCGTAGACGATGTCGTCGTAGCGGGCCTCCGCCGCGATGATCTTGATGTCTGGCTTCTGCTCGCGCAGGTACCTGCCGACCCCCATCAGCGTGCCCGTCGTGCCGAGCCCGGCCACGAAGTGGGTGATCGAGGGGAGGTCGGCGAGGATCTCGGGGCCCGTGGTCGCGTAGTGGGCGCCCGCGTTGTCGGGGTTGCCGTACTGGTAGAGCATCACCCAGTCCGGGTGTTCACGGGAGAGGTCCTTGGCGATGCGTACGGCGGTGTTGGAGCCGCCCTCCGGAGGGCTGGAGATGATCTCCGCACCCCACATCGCGAGCAGGTCGCGGCGCTCCTGCGAGGTGTTCTCCGGCATGACGCAGACCATGCGGTAGC from Streptomyces tsukubensis encodes:
- a CDS encoding PLP-dependent cysteine synthase family protein; amino-acid sequence: MRYESPLAAVGNTPLVMLPRLSPGDDVRIWAKLEDRNPTGSVKDRPALHMVEQAEKDGRLTPGCTILEPTSGNTGISLAMAAGLKGYRMVCVMPENTSQERRDLLAMWGAEIISSPPEGGSNTAVRIAKDLSREHPDWVMLYQYGNPDNAGAHYATTGPEILADLPSITHFVAGLGTTGTLMGVGRYLREQKPDIKIIAAEARYDDIVYGLRNLDEGFVPELYDESILTSRFSVGSDNAVSRTRELLQQEGIFAGISTGASLHAALGIGAKAVKAGESADIAFIVADGGWKYLSTGAYTAATTEEAIATLQGQLWA